One region of Ahniella affigens genomic DNA includes:
- the cysK gene encoding cysteine synthase A, with amino-acid sequence MIYDNILGTIGKTPVIRINRLAPANTQFYVKVEAFNPMSSVKDRLALGIIEDAEAKGLLKPGQTVVEATSGNTGIALAMVCAAKGYPFVSFMVETFSIERRKLMRALGAKVILTPASERATGMVKRAEEFADKHGAFLAKQFENPANPAYHRSTTAAEILQDFAGRRLDYFVTGYGTGGTLTGVGQVLKVARPQTKIVVTEPVNAALLAGKEWSPHKIQGWTPNFIPPVLDRTVIDQNVPVSDDEARDYARALATQEGIFCGLSAGATFAAAIKHAKDHAQEGDVYLIMLPDTGERYLTTFLFEGVNEGSDDEWLASLG; translated from the coding sequence ATGATCTACGACAATATTCTCGGCACCATCGGCAAGACCCCGGTCATTCGCATCAACCGATTGGCCCCGGCTAACACCCAGTTCTACGTGAAAGTCGAGGCCTTCAATCCGATGAGTTCGGTAAAGGATCGCCTCGCACTTGGCATTATTGAAGATGCCGAAGCCAAAGGCCTGCTGAAGCCCGGCCAGACCGTGGTGGAAGCCACGTCCGGCAATACTGGAATAGCGCTGGCCATGGTCTGCGCGGCCAAGGGCTATCCGTTTGTGTCGTTCATGGTCGAAACGTTTTCGATCGAACGCCGCAAACTCATGCGCGCTTTGGGCGCGAAGGTCATTTTGACGCCAGCATCGGAACGTGCGACAGGGATGGTCAAGCGCGCCGAGGAATTCGCCGACAAGCACGGCGCCTTTCTCGCCAAGCAGTTTGAGAACCCGGCGAACCCGGCTTATCACCGAAGCACCACTGCCGCCGAGATTCTTCAGGACTTTGCCGGTCGCCGTCTGGACTACTTTGTCACCGGCTACGGCACCGGCGGCACGCTGACCGGCGTGGGTCAGGTGCTGAAAGTGGCGCGTCCGCAAACCAAGATCGTGGTCACTGAGCCGGTCAACGCCGCGCTGCTGGCCGGCAAGGAATGGTCCCCACACAAGATTCAAGGCTGGACGCCAAACTTCATCCCGCCAGTGCTGGATCGGACGGTGATCGATCAGAATGTGCCCGTCAGCGATGATGAGGCACGCGATTACGCCCGTGCGCTCGCGACTCAGGAAGGCATTTTCTGCGGTCTGTCCGCCGGAGCGACGTTTGCAGCTGCCATCAAGCACGCAAAGGATCACGCGCAGGAAGGCGATGTGTATCTGATCATGTTGCCCGACACGGGTGAACGGTATCTCACGACCTTTCTGTTTGAAGGCGTCAACGAAGGCTCTGACGACGAGTGGCTTGCCAGTCTGGGTTAA
- a CDS encoding TonB-dependent receptor, translating to MSKIKSAERRPASLRPQSALTLPGLALGISSALLSGAVLAEEEVVELDTLRVEDRAIDSNPNAEKDAPYKAKTSGDKRRRTELAKTPATVQVITQTEIKDAGVSDLRDIVSAQPGITIGTGENGNAFGDRYVIRGQEARSDVFIDGLRDPGMTIRESFAVDQVEIAKGPNSTYAGRGSSGGTINSVTKQASPEYDFTKIEAGVGTDDYRRVTVDTNQPIGDKLALRANLLHAYEEVPDRGPAERERDGAALSLHIAPSDRVQILADYYGLNAAGAADLGTYIVPGGGRPVADLPVYQQAEDFLESSVDIGTLRVNVDTAAGWRFENALRYGRTDNGYVLTGARGTSRAAGDTAAPLAPTVTLSTHQGWQEVDYWVDQFNAFHDAEWGSMTHKLVFGAEYAEHDVLNGNYTVTNNGDRNCRTGNGAGTLNYCMLGPDGNAVPDLEHLLQRSIVRGAYDADYGIETVSLYALDVVDLTDRLHLTVGVRWDDFDYQNTLRNNAGVETVYAYSDSLWNGNAGLVFDLNDYGNVYVSVATASDINGGESDVGGSCGYGGLCGTPDQVVLSKPERVENIELGTKWNVFDEKLLLTAAVFQITKDDVMESVGSAYDTLGTLNTGKNRVRGVEFGAVGNFTERLSGQFSASVMDSEVLEAFVANQIGKTLANFAEKSANLQIKYQFNDQFSFGGGASYQGEMYAGQPDTAATFDATTGAYSYRVPSYTKFDAFANYAFSEQYKLRLNVGNVFDKDYYLAAYRSGAFTYIGDARNVTLTFSAEF from the coding sequence ATGTCGAAGATCAAGTCGGCCGAGCGCCGTCCGGCCTCGTTGCGCCCGCAATCTGCCCTGACCCTGCCGGGACTGGCCCTGGGCATCTCCTCTGCGCTGCTGAGCGGTGCGGTGTTGGCCGAAGAGGAAGTGGTCGAACTCGACACGCTGCGTGTGGAAGACCGTGCGATCGACAGCAACCCGAACGCCGAAAAGGACGCGCCCTATAAAGCCAAGACGTCGGGTGACAAGCGTCGTCGCACCGAGCTTGCCAAGACTCCTGCTACCGTGCAGGTGATCACGCAGACCGAGATCAAGGACGCAGGGGTATCGGATCTGCGCGATATCGTATCGGCGCAACCGGGCATCACGATCGGCACGGGCGAGAACGGCAACGCGTTCGGCGATCGCTATGTGATCCGCGGTCAGGAAGCGCGCAGCGACGTATTTATCGATGGCCTGCGTGATCCTGGCATGACCATTCGCGAGAGTTTCGCGGTGGACCAGGTCGAAATCGCGAAAGGTCCGAATTCGACCTACGCCGGCCGCGGTTCGTCGGGCGGCACGATCAATAGCGTGACCAAGCAGGCGAGTCCGGAGTACGACTTCACCAAGATTGAGGCAGGCGTCGGTACCGACGACTATCGCCGCGTGACCGTCGATACCAATCAGCCAATCGGCGACAAACTCGCGCTGCGCGCCAATTTGCTGCACGCGTATGAGGAAGTGCCGGATCGTGGTCCGGCCGAGCGCGAACGCGATGGCGCGGCACTGTCGCTGCACATTGCCCCGAGTGATCGGGTCCAGATCCTTGCCGACTATTACGGATTGAATGCGGCCGGCGCGGCCGATCTCGGTACCTATATTGTTCCGGGCGGCGGTCGCCCGGTTGCGGATTTACCGGTTTACCAGCAGGCCGAGGATTTCCTCGAATCGAGCGTGGACATCGGCACGCTGCGCGTAAACGTCGACACCGCAGCCGGCTGGCGTTTTGAAAACGCGCTGCGCTATGGCCGCACGGATAATGGCTACGTGTTGACGGGCGCCCGTGGCACCTCGCGTGCAGCGGGCGATACGGCGGCGCCGCTCGCGCCGACCGTTACGCTGAGTACGCATCAAGGCTGGCAGGAAGTCGACTACTGGGTTGATCAGTTCAACGCGTTTCACGATGCGGAGTGGGGCAGCATGACCCACAAACTGGTCTTCGGTGCCGAGTACGCCGAGCATGATGTGCTGAACGGCAACTACACCGTCACGAACAACGGCGATCGCAACTGCCGTACGGGCAACGGCGCTGGCACGTTGAACTATTGCATGCTCGGCCCGGATGGCAATGCGGTGCCAGACCTCGAGCACTTGCTGCAGCGGAGCATTGTCCGCGGCGCGTATGATGCGGACTACGGCATCGAGACGGTGTCGCTCTACGCACTCGACGTGGTCGATCTGACCGATCGGTTGCATCTGACGGTCGGCGTGCGGTGGGATGATTTCGACTACCAGAATACGCTTCGCAACAACGCTGGCGTCGAGACGGTGTATGCCTATTCGGACTCGCTGTGGAACGGCAACGCCGGTCTGGTGTTCGACTTGAATGACTATGGCAACGTTTATGTCAGCGTGGCGACCGCGAGTGACATCAATGGCGGCGAGTCCGACGTGGGCGGGAGCTGCGGCTACGGTGGTCTGTGCGGCACGCCCGATCAGGTCGTGCTAAGCAAGCCGGAGCGCGTCGAAAACATCGAACTCGGGACGAAGTGGAATGTGTTCGACGAGAAGCTGTTGCTGACCGCAGCGGTCTTCCAGATCACGAAGGACGACGTGATGGAGAGCGTCGGCAGTGCCTACGACACGCTCGGCACGTTGAACACCGGCAAGAATCGGGTGCGCGGCGTCGAGTTCGGGGCGGTGGGCAACTTCACTGAGCGCCTGTCCGGTCAGTTCTCGGCCAGCGTGATGGATTCTGAAGTGCTCGAAGCGTTCGTCGCCAACCAAATCGGCAAGACCCTGGCCAACTTCGCCGAGAAAAGCGCGAACCTGCAGATCAAGTACCAGTTCAACGACCAGTTCTCATTCGGTGGTGGTGCCAGTTACCAGGGCGAGATGTACGCCGGCCAGCCGGATACGGCAGCCACGTTCGACGCCACGACCGGAGCCTACAGTTACCGAGTGCCGTCCTACACCAAGTTCGACGCGTTCGCGAACTATGCGTTCTCCGAGCAATACAAGCTGCGGCTGAATGTAGGCAACGTGTTCGACAAGGACTATTATTTGGCGGCCTATCGCAGCGGCGCGTTCACCTACATCGGCGATGCCCGCAATGTGACCCTCACGTTCAGCGCAGAGTTCTGA
- a CDS encoding Fe2+-dependent dioxygenase produces the protein MLMVLDEVLDAATARQYRDALQAADWQDGRLSAGSLAKSVKSNQQLEPDHPVAAALGRQILSRLGQHPGFLSAALPERIYPPRFNRYELGGQFGLHVDSAVMVLPDSLQTLRSDLSATLFLTEPDEYDGGELEIETPFGAQAVKLAAGAMVLYPSSSLHRVRPVTTGARISSFFWIQSLVQDDAARGMLYDLDRSIQGLRQSLPAEHADLLTLTGVYHNLLRRWARP, from the coding sequence ATGTTGATGGTGCTTGATGAGGTCTTGGATGCGGCGACGGCGCGTCAGTATCGCGACGCGCTGCAGGCGGCGGATTGGCAGGATGGCAGGCTGAGTGCCGGAAGCCTCGCCAAGTCGGTGAAGAGCAATCAACAATTGGAACCCGACCACCCTGTTGCGGCGGCATTGGGCCGGCAGATTCTCAGTCGACTCGGTCAGCATCCAGGGTTTCTGTCGGCGGCCTTGCCGGAGCGGATTTATCCGCCGCGTTTCAATCGCTACGAATTGGGCGGCCAATTTGGATTGCATGTGGACAGCGCCGTGATGGTGTTGCCGGACAGCTTGCAGACCCTGCGCAGCGACTTGTCGGCAACTTTATTCTTGACCGAACCAGACGAATACGACGGTGGCGAACTTGAGATCGAAACGCCATTCGGCGCGCAGGCGGTCAAGCTCGCGGCCGGGGCCATGGTGTTGTATCCGTCATCCAGTTTGCATCGCGTGCGGCCCGTGACGACGGGCGCACGGATCAGTTCGTTCTTCTGGATTCAAAGTCTGGTGCAAGACGATGCTGCCCGCGGGATGCTGTATGACCTGGATCGCAGCATTCAGGGGCTCCGTCAATCGTTGCCAGCCGAGCATGCCGACCTGCTGACTCTGACGGGCGTCTATCACAACCTGCTGCGGCGCTGGGCGCGGCCCTGA
- a CDS encoding energy transducer TonB, whose product MWARLRWWRILAIALSLFVHLGAGMLLAHASLVHAPTPVAVAERDALIVEFLTLSDPKPVSKLPPVVQKVVPPQPAKPLPKPIEPMAQQEPLVAPKPATPEPPATVAVTDTPMPAPAPEPQMPELVSTPVASAPPATPEPVEAPLTASGKRAQSKYLRELMAWLAKHRVYPTEARKEKAEGIVQVRFSLDREGHLLAASVQRSAGFSVLDQAALDVLRRAAPMPAFPKGLDRQKMTVSLPIDFSLQTD is encoded by the coding sequence ATGTGGGCCCGCTTGCGCTGGTGGCGGATTCTCGCCATCGCGCTCAGTTTGTTTGTACACCTTGGCGCCGGCATGTTGTTGGCGCATGCGTCGCTTGTGCATGCCCCGACACCTGTGGCCGTCGCTGAGCGCGACGCGCTGATCGTGGAGTTTCTGACGCTATCGGACCCGAAGCCGGTGTCGAAGCTCCCGCCAGTGGTGCAGAAAGTCGTTCCTCCGCAGCCTGCGAAACCGCTGCCGAAACCCATTGAGCCAATGGCGCAACAGGAGCCGCTCGTCGCGCCGAAACCAGCGACGCCGGAGCCGCCCGCGACGGTTGCCGTAACCGATACGCCCATGCCGGCGCCCGCGCCGGAACCGCAGATGCCGGAATTGGTCAGTACGCCCGTTGCCAGCGCGCCTCCGGCAACACCTGAGCCGGTCGAAGCACCGCTGACGGCGAGCGGCAAGCGCGCGCAGAGCAAGTACTTGCGCGAGTTGATGGCCTGGCTCGCCAAGCATCGCGTCTATCCGACCGAAGCGCGCAAGGAAAAGGCCGAGGGTATCGTGCAGGTTCGCTTTTCGCTCGACCGCGAAGGCCACTTGCTCGCCGCCTCCGTGCAACGTAGCGCCGGCTTCAGTGTGTTGGATCAAGCGGCGCTGGACGTGTTGAGGCGCGCCGCGCCTATGCCCGCATTCCCCAAAGGACTGGATCGTCAAAAGATGACGGTCAGTCTGCCTATCGATTTTTCCTTACAAACCGATTAG
- a CDS encoding prolyl oligopeptidase family serine peptidase, translated as MRLHAAILLALLLPLSACEAPAPGADPTAASGSEATSKWGYPAAKTVAQVDEYFGVKVQDPYRWMENLDDPDLATWVAAENKLVQSYLEDAPSRAFIKKRLSALWNFERFGLPEVAAGRYFYTQNTGLQNQSPIFVQDGLDGTPRLLLDPNELSADGTIALSESAPSPNGKLFGYSTSDGGSDWRAIRVRDVETGKDLDDVIKWAKFTNITWAKDNSGFYYAGYDKPEGEDELKAVNRFQKLWFHKLGAAQQDDQLIFERKDQPEWGFSATVSDDGRLLVISGSQGTDERNRLWVKDLSQADAPIETVFENLDATWDFVGNQGRTIFLRTDDQASQYRLIALDLDQPARDKWRELIPSGGGGVGTLQEVSHLNNQFIASYLVDARSAVTVYDEQGKKVRDIDLPGLGATNGFRGSVTDTEAFFSYASFAVPDTMYRYDATTGQVSAFKTPKVDFDPGKYETIQVKAASAKDGTPVPLFITMKKGLALDGTNPTILYGYGGFNIPNTPRFSPANIAWMEMGGIYASANLRGGGEYGPAWHEQGTKTQKQNVFDDAAGAAKFLIEQQYTSADKLALSGRSNGGLLAAATVLKYPDLFRASLPAVGVLDMLRFRDFTIGWAWESDYGTVKNEEEFKALYAYSPLHNIKPNTRYPALLVTTADRDDRVFPAHSLKFTAAMQAANPNAELPTLIRVETRAGHGAGKPTVKQIEETADIFAFLSKELGMTNLDEDTDDTE; from the coding sequence ATGCGTCTACACGCCGCCATTTTGCTTGCCCTGCTCCTGCCACTGAGTGCCTGTGAAGCACCTGCTCCGGGTGCTGACCCCACCGCCGCTTCCGGCAGTGAGGCGACCTCAAAATGGGGCTATCCGGCAGCCAAGACGGTCGCGCAGGTGGACGAGTATTTCGGCGTGAAGGTGCAAGACCCGTATCGCTGGATGGAGAATCTGGATGACCCAGATCTCGCAACCTGGGTGGCCGCCGAAAACAAACTCGTGCAGTCCTACCTGGAGGATGCGCCAAGTCGTGCGTTCATCAAGAAGCGCCTGAGCGCCCTCTGGAACTTCGAGCGATTCGGCCTGCCCGAAGTAGCGGCCGGCCGCTACTTCTATACCCAGAACACCGGCCTCCAGAATCAGTCGCCGATCTTTGTTCAGGACGGCTTGGATGGCACGCCGCGCTTGCTGCTGGACCCCAATGAGTTGTCGGCGGACGGTACGATTGCGTTGTCTGAATCCGCGCCGAGTCCGAATGGCAAGCTGTTTGGCTATTCCACGTCAGATGGTGGTTCCGACTGGCGCGCGATCCGCGTGCGGGATGTCGAAACCGGCAAAGACCTGGATGATGTGATCAAGTGGGCCAAGTTCACCAACATCACGTGGGCGAAAGACAACAGCGGCTTCTACTATGCCGGCTATGACAAGCCCGAGGGCGAGGACGAACTCAAAGCGGTCAACCGGTTTCAAAAACTGTGGTTTCACAAACTCGGTGCCGCGCAACAAGACGATCAATTGATTTTCGAGCGCAAGGACCAACCGGAGTGGGGCTTCTCGGCAACCGTCAGCGATGATGGCCGTCTGCTGGTCATCAGCGGGTCGCAAGGCACCGACGAGCGGAACCGGCTCTGGGTCAAAGACCTGAGCCAAGCGGACGCACCGATCGAAACTGTGTTCGAAAATCTGGACGCCACCTGGGACTTCGTCGGCAATCAAGGTCGCACTATCTTTCTACGGACCGACGACCAGGCGAGTCAATACCGCCTTATCGCGCTGGATCTCGATCAGCCAGCGCGCGACAAGTGGCGCGAATTGATTCCGTCCGGCGGCGGCGGCGTGGGCACACTTCAGGAAGTGTCGCACCTCAATAACCAGTTCATTGCGTCGTATCTGGTCGATGCGCGCAGCGCCGTAACGGTCTATGACGAACAAGGCAAGAAGGTGCGTGACATTGATCTGCCCGGCCTTGGCGCCACCAACGGATTCCGCGGCAGTGTGACGGATACCGAAGCGTTCTTCAGCTACGCAAGCTTTGCGGTACCCGACACGATGTACCGATATGACGCCACCACCGGCCAAGTCAGCGCGTTCAAGACCCCCAAGGTCGATTTTGACCCGGGCAAGTACGAGACGATTCAGGTCAAGGCTGCCAGCGCCAAGGACGGTACGCCGGTGCCGTTGTTCATCACGATGAAGAAAGGCCTCGCGCTCGATGGCACTAACCCAACCATTCTGTACGGCTACGGTGGTTTCAATATCCCGAATACACCGCGGTTCTCGCCGGCCAACATTGCGTGGATGGAGATGGGCGGCATCTACGCAAGCGCCAACCTGCGCGGCGGTGGCGAATATGGTCCGGCCTGGCACGAACAAGGCACCAAGACCCAAAAGCAAAACGTGTTTGATGACGCGGCTGGCGCCGCCAAATTCCTGATCGAACAACAGTACACGAGCGCCGACAAGCTCGCGCTCAGCGGGCGCTCCAATGGCGGCCTGCTGGCTGCGGCAACCGTGCTCAAATATCCGGATCTGTTCCGGGCGTCCTTACCGGCCGTCGGCGTGCTCGACATGCTCCGCTTCCGTGACTTCACGATTGGCTGGGCATGGGAGTCCGACTACGGCACCGTCAAGAACGAAGAAGAGTTCAAGGCGCTGTATGCCTATTCGCCGTTGCACAACATCAAGCCGAATACCCGCTATCCGGCCCTGCTCGTCACCACCGCCGATCGTGACGATCGCGTCTTCCCGGCCCACAGCCTGAAGTTCACCGCAGCGATGCAGGCTGCCAATCCGAACGCCGAACTGCCAACCCTGATCCGCGTCGAAACGCGTGCCGGCCACGGCGCGGGCAAGCCGACGGTCAAGCAGATCGAGGAAACGGCCGACATCTTTGCGTTCCTGAGCAAAGAGCTCGGGATGACCAATCTCGACGAGGATACCGACGACACGGAATGA
- a CDS encoding alpha-hydroxy acid oxidase: protein MTDQPSSQLLPPDLLSAADYERHANVRLPPAVWAWLEGGSGDEASLIANRRAFESWSIVPRVLRRSGQGSTRVRLLGQQLAMPILLAPIGQMARFHVDGEVAVARAAAAAGTQLIASSNSSLPISDIANQVGNSSWFQLYWQGNRERTLALLHRAEAAGCTAIVLTLDTPIQPASPRAQVAGASALPFACPNLRDLPALPPRSLQPGDSVIFQGAMADAPDAEDVAWLRARTKRPLLAKGVMHPDDAALLIALGCDGLVVSNHGGRALPSAPASLTVLPAIRRQVGPAALVLMDGGVRTGCDVFKALALGANAVLLGRPQAHALAVAGALGVAHLLRLLHDELSTCMALAGRFRVSDIVCDDLLANP, encoded by the coding sequence TTGACCGACCAACCGTCGAGCCAGCTGTTGCCGCCTGATCTGCTCAGCGCGGCCGACTACGAGCGGCATGCCAACGTCCGGCTGCCGCCCGCTGTGTGGGCATGGCTTGAAGGGGGAAGTGGTGATGAGGCGAGCCTCATCGCGAACCGACGGGCTTTCGAATCCTGGTCGATTGTGCCGCGGGTATTGCGGCGAAGCGGGCAGGGCAGTACGCGGGTTCGGCTTTTGGGCCAGCAGTTGGCAATGCCGATTCTGCTCGCGCCCATTGGGCAAATGGCGCGCTTTCATGTTGACGGAGAAGTCGCCGTGGCAAGAGCCGCTGCGGCAGCCGGCACACAGTTGATTGCGAGCAGCAACAGCAGTCTGCCGATCTCCGACATTGCGAACCAGGTCGGCAACAGCAGTTGGTTTCAGCTGTATTGGCAGGGTAACCGGGAACGGACGCTCGCGTTGCTTCATCGCGCCGAGGCAGCCGGCTGCACCGCCATCGTGCTGACGCTCGACACACCGATTCAACCTGCGTCGCCGCGCGCGCAGGTGGCGGGGGCTTCGGCGCTGCCGTTTGCGTGTCCCAATTTGCGCGACTTGCCGGCACTACCACCACGCAGCTTGCAGCCAGGGGACTCGGTGATCTTTCAGGGTGCGATGGCCGATGCGCCGGATGCCGAGGACGTGGCTTGGCTCCGCGCGCGAACGAAGCGCCCGTTGCTCGCCAAAGGCGTGATGCATCCCGATGATGCGGCGCTGCTGATCGCGTTGGGTTGCGATGGCTTGGTGGTATCGAATCACGGCGGACGCGCCTTGCCATCAGCGCCAGCAAGTCTGACGGTCCTGCCTGCGATTCGACGGCAGGTTGGTCCCGCTGCCCTAGTGCTCATGGACGGCGGCGTGCGGACGGGTTGCGATGTGTTCAAGGCGCTTGCGCTGGGCGCCAATGCGGTATTGCTCGGTCGCCCACAAGCCCATGCATTGGCCGTCGCCGGGGCACTCGGCGTGGCGCATCTATTGCGACTCCTCCATGACGAGCTCAGCACCTGCATGGCGTTGGCAGGGCGCTTTCGTGTGTCTGATATTGTTTGCGACGATTTATTGGCGAATCCTTGA
- the dinB gene encoding DNA polymerase IV, with translation MSAPSPRKIVHVDMDAFYASVEQRDAPELRGKPVVVAWRGARSVVCAASYEARKFGVRSAMPAIRAERLCPQAIFVPPDFSRYRAVSRQTREIFARHTDLIEPLSLDEAYLDVTQNKQGLATATEVAAMIRTAIREELNLTASAGVAPNKFLAKIASDWKKPDGQFVLKPHQIRAFLEPLPVGRLPGVGKVTETKLHEAGLVTVGDLARAQEADLVERFGNYGHRLFLLAQGIDEHPVCVDRPTQQISAEDTFAEDVPLDAIDETIERLAEKVWTQACHETERVARTIILKLKTREFRILTRSVTPAVLPTSAEELAAVALSLKARVELPERTRYRLAGVGLGHFQDRQELEVQGELFKG, from the coding sequence ATGTCAGCGCCGAGCCCTCGGAAAATCGTGCATGTGGACATGGACGCGTTCTATGCGTCTGTGGAGCAGCGCGATGCGCCCGAATTGCGCGGCAAACCGGTCGTCGTAGCCTGGCGCGGCGCGCGCTCGGTGGTGTGTGCGGCGAGCTACGAAGCCCGCAAGTTTGGCGTCCGCTCGGCGATGCCCGCAATTCGGGCAGAACGATTGTGCCCGCAAGCGATCTTTGTGCCGCCGGACTTTTCGCGGTATCGCGCGGTTTCGAGGCAGACCCGGGAGATTTTTGCGCGCCATACGGACCTGATTGAGCCTTTGTCGTTGGATGAGGCGTACCTGGATGTGACCCAGAACAAACAGGGATTAGCCACTGCTACGGAAGTGGCGGCGATGATCCGTACGGCGATTCGCGAAGAACTGAACCTGACGGCGTCAGCAGGCGTGGCACCAAACAAGTTTCTGGCCAAGATCGCGTCTGACTGGAAGAAGCCGGATGGACAATTCGTTTTGAAGCCGCACCAGATTCGAGCGTTCTTGGAGCCGCTGCCGGTTGGTCGGCTGCCGGGCGTTGGTAAAGTCACCGAGACCAAACTTCACGAGGCTGGCTTGGTAACCGTAGGTGACCTTGCACGGGCGCAGGAGGCCGATTTGGTCGAGCGTTTTGGCAACTATGGCCACCGGCTGTTTTTGCTGGCTCAAGGGATCGATGAACATCCGGTCTGTGTCGACCGACCGACCCAGCAGATTTCGGCCGAGGACACGTTTGCCGAAGACGTGCCGCTCGACGCGATTGACGAAACGATCGAGCGTCTGGCCGAGAAAGTCTGGACTCAGGCATGCCACGAAACCGAGCGGGTGGCGCGGACGATCATCCTGAAGCTGAAGACGCGTGAGTTTCGAATCCTGACCCGATCGGTGACGCCGGCGGTGCTGCCGACGTCTGCCGAAGAGCTGGCGGCCGTGGCGTTGTCACTGAAAGCGCGTGTCGAGTTGCCGGAGCGGACACGGTATCGCTTGGCCGGGGTTGGTCTCGGCCATTTCCAGGATCGACAAGAGCTTGAAGTGCAAGGCGAGTTATTCAAGGGTTGA